Proteins encoded by one window of Halomonas sp. Bachu 37:
- the hemB gene encoding porphobilinogen synthase, protein MPRHFPATRLRRMRRDDFSRRLMQEATLSPADLILPVFVTEGDNQREAVASMPGVERLSLDLLLEQAREAYQLGIPALALFPVVGDEQKSELAEEAYNANGLVQRSVRALKEALPELGIITDVALDPYTSHGQDGIIDEQGYVQNDRTVDTLLKQALSHAEAGADVVAPSDMMDGRIGAIRQVLEQENLHNVRIMAYSAKYASKYYGPFRDAVGSAGNLGKADKRTYQMDPANSDEAIHEVAMDIAEGADMVMVKPGMPYLDVVRRVKQELQVPTFAYQVSGEYAMHRAAFDNGWLEPEPVILESLMCFKRAGADGILTYFALEAARLLQRR, encoded by the coding sequence ATGCCCCGACATTTCCCCGCCACCCGCCTGCGTCGTATGCGCCGTGACGACTTCTCGCGCCGCCTGATGCAGGAGGCCACGCTCTCCCCGGCCGATCTTATCCTGCCGGTCTTCGTCACCGAGGGCGACAACCAGCGCGAAGCCGTGGCTTCGATGCCCGGGGTCGAACGCTTGTCCCTGGATCTGCTGCTGGAGCAGGCGCGCGAAGCCTACCAGCTTGGCATTCCCGCCCTGGCGCTGTTTCCGGTGGTGGGCGACGAACAGAAAAGCGAACTGGCCGAGGAGGCGTATAACGCCAACGGCCTGGTCCAGCGTAGCGTCCGCGCGCTGAAGGAGGCGCTGCCCGAACTCGGCATCATCACCGATGTGGCCCTCGACCCCTACACCAGCCACGGCCAGGACGGCATCATCGACGAGCAGGGCTACGTGCAGAACGACCGCACCGTCGACACCCTGCTCAAGCAGGCCCTGTCCCACGCCGAAGCCGGCGCCGACGTGGTGGCGCCCTCCGACATGATGGACGGCCGTATCGGTGCCATTCGCCAGGTGCTCGAACAGGAGAACCTGCATAACGTGCGCATCATGGCCTACAGTGCCAAGTATGCCTCCAAGTATTACGGGCCGTTCCGCGACGCGGTGGGCTCCGCCGGCAATCTGGGCAAGGCGGACAAGCGCACCTACCAGATGGACCCCGCCAACAGCGATGAAGCGATTCACGAGGTGGCCATGGATATCGCCGAAGGTGCCGACATGGTAATGGTCAAGCCGGGCATGCCTTACCTGGATGTGGTGCGACGCGTCAAGCAGGAGCTCCAGGTACCGACCTTCGCTTACCAGGTCAGCGGTGAGTACGCCATGCACCGGGCCGCTTTCGACAATGGCTGGCTGGAACCCGAGCCGGTCATTCTGGAGTCGCTGATGTGCTTCAAGCGAGCGGGAGCCGACGGCATCCTGACCTACTTCGCCCTGGAAGCGGCCCGCCTGCTGCAACGCCGCTGA
- the tatA gene encoding Sec-independent protein translocase subunit TatA has translation MLGGISIWQLLIVLGIIILVFGTKKLRNVGTDLGGAVKGFKSAMHEEEKGDKNDTDKDAPQAKVSHEERGNTYDVQAEEKKTENSDERK, from the coding sequence ATGTTAGGTGGCATCAGTATTTGGCAGCTGCTGATCGTGCTGGGCATCATCATCCTGGTTTTCGGCACCAAGAAACTACGTAACGTGGGTACCGACCTGGGCGGCGCGGTCAAGGGATTCAAGAGCGCCATGCACGAGGAGGAGAAAGGCGACAAGAACGATACCGACAAGGATGCGCCGCAAGCCAAGGTGAGCCATGAAGAGCGTGGCAACACCTACGACGTGCAGGCGGAAGAGAAGAAGACCGAAAACTCCGACGAGCGCAAGTAA
- the elbB gene encoding isoprenoid biosynthesis glyoxalase ElbB, whose protein sequence is MTKQVAVVLAGCGVFDGSEIYETTLTLLRLDQLGIGYRCFAPDIEQTQVVNHLTQQAMPDESRNVLVESARLARGEISPLTDLDADDFDAVIVPGGFGVAKNLSDFAEAGDAMQVLESLKTALEGFKEDAKPIGLMCISPVLVPRLLGDGVAVTVGHDPGVSGAISAMGGLHRGCGVEDIVVDLEHRVVTTPAYMLATRLSEAATGIFKLVDRIDEMMD, encoded by the coding sequence ATGACCAAACAGGTGGCAGTGGTGCTGGCAGGCTGCGGCGTGTTCGATGGCTCGGAGATCTACGAAACCACGCTGACGTTGCTGCGGCTGGATCAGTTGGGCATCGGGTATCGCTGTTTTGCCCCGGATATCGAGCAGACTCAGGTGGTGAACCATCTCACCCAACAGGCGATGCCGGACGAGTCGCGCAACGTGCTGGTGGAGTCGGCCCGTCTGGCACGGGGGGAGATCAGCCCGCTCACCGACCTCGACGCCGACGACTTCGATGCGGTGATCGTTCCCGGTGGTTTCGGTGTCGCCAAGAATCTCTCCGACTTCGCCGAGGCCGGAGATGCCATGCAGGTGCTGGAGTCGCTCAAGACGGCACTGGAAGGCTTCAAGGAGGATGCCAAGCCCATCGGTCTGATGTGCATCTCACCGGTATTGGTACCGCGTCTGCTGGGGGACGGCGTGGCCGTGACCGTGGGCCACGACCCGGGTGTCTCCGGGGCCATCAGTGCCATGGGAGGGCTGCATCGCGGCTGCGGCGTGGAGGATATCGTCGTTGACCTCGAGCACCGCGTGGTCACCACCCCGGCCTACATGCTGGCGACCCGTCTCAGTGAAGCGGCTACCGGTATCTTCAAGCTTGTCGATCGTATCGATGAAATGATGGACTGA
- a CDS encoding phosphoribosyl-ATP diphosphatase: MADPTGSPNSPEPVLDALAEVLKQRRDADPETSYVASLHHKGLNKILEKVGEEATETLLAAKDAEGNGESERQALVAETADLWFHSLVMLSHMGLDHQPVLDELARRFGISGHEEKAARQR; the protein is encoded by the coding sequence ATGGCAGACCCAACAGGCTCACCCAATTCGCCCGAACCGGTGCTCGACGCCCTGGCCGAAGTGCTCAAACAGCGTCGCGATGCCGACCCCGAAACATCGTATGTCGCCTCCTTGCATCACAAGGGATTGAACAAGATACTCGAGAAAGTCGGCGAGGAAGCCACGGAGACTTTGCTTGCCGCCAAGGATGCCGAAGGCAACGGCGAGAGCGAACGTCAAGCACTAGTCGCCGAAACCGCCGACCTGTGGTTTCATAGCCTGGTCATGCTTTCGCATATGGGGCTGGATCATCAGCCAGTTCTGGACGAACTGGCACGACGCTTCGGGATATCAGGGCATGAGGAAAAGGCTGCTCGGCAACGCTGA
- the tatB gene encoding Sec-independent protein translocase protein TatB: MFDMGFLELLIIAVVGLLVLGPERLPKAARTLGLWIGKIKRTVSGMQREINAQLEAEELRQKLNEQHKKLDDSLQKAKRDVESLGDSPAAKPSAESEPQETAASDAEDSTQTRVDRATSRLDDALATVRDTAPEQADPQKDADSR; encoded by the coding sequence ATGTTTGATATGGGCTTTCTCGAACTGCTGATTATCGCCGTGGTGGGCTTGCTGGTGCTCGGCCCGGAGCGATTGCCTAAAGCGGCACGGACGCTGGGCCTGTGGATCGGCAAGATCAAGCGGACCGTGTCCGGCATGCAGCGCGAAATCAACGCTCAGCTGGAAGCCGAGGAGTTGCGCCAGAAGCTCAACGAGCAGCACAAGAAGCTCGATGACAGCCTGCAGAAGGCCAAGCGCGACGTCGAGAGCCTGGGCGATTCGCCCGCAGCGAAACCCAGCGCTGAAAGCGAACCGCAGGAGACGGCGGCAAGCGACGCCGAGGATTCGACGCAAACCCGCGTGGACCGCGCGACATCGCGCCTGGACGATGCCCTGGCAACGGTACGCGACACCGCCCCCGAGCAAGCCGACCCGCAGAAGGACGCTGATTCTCGATGA
- the ppk1 gene encoding polyphosphate kinase 1: MSATELSTAALVGTGDVPSEPPLRVNRTQAGIHARNAAPLETDLSDPQLYFNRELSHLKFNTRVLEQALDTAHPLLNRLMFLLIFSSNMDEFFEIRVAGLKRNVLLGDASTGADGRLPKAVLAEIADVAHEQIARQYQILNDALLPELETQGLRFRRRTQWTAAQKSWVREFFDNEIMPVISPIGLDPSHPFPRLVNKSLNFIVELEGKDAFGRAGGMAILPAPRSLPRLVALPKALCEEGFSEYIFLSSMIHSHADELFPGMRVRGCYQFRLTRNADLSVDPDEVSDLASALRGELLARRYGSGVRLEVADTCPDGLADFLLAQFELEPQDLYRVKGPVNLTRMMAVLGDVDRPELLYRPFTPGVPKAFKSGSLFSAIARGDVLLHHPFQSFCPIEDLLREAARDPDVLAIKQTLYRTGTESPIVGALVEAASQGKEVTVVIELRARFDEADNLGLAARLQEAGAIVIYGIMAYKTHAKMLHIVRREKGALRHYAHLGTGNYHSKTAKLYTDYSLLTANPQLCADVHKVFQQLSGMGKARRVDKLLHAPFTLHERLVEMIDREAQHALKGRRARLIFKCNSLTEPKLIQALYRASQAGVECDLIIRGMCCLRPGVEGISDNIRVRSIIGRFLEHTRVFHFHNDGAAETWCSSADLMARNMFHRVETCFPLLDRKLATRVRKDLETYLVDNCQSWLLKADGNYELQCPGGSAPISAQETLLYAYATKN; this comes from the coding sequence ATGTCTGCCACGGAGCTGTCGACGGCGGCCCTGGTCGGGACCGGTGATGTTCCAAGCGAGCCGCCATTGCGGGTCAACCGCACCCAGGCCGGCATCCACGCCCGCAACGCCGCGCCGCTAGAAACGGATCTTTCCGACCCCCAGCTCTACTTCAACCGTGAGCTTTCCCATCTCAAGTTCAATACTCGGGTACTGGAACAGGCGCTGGATACGGCCCACCCGCTGCTCAACCGGTTGATGTTTCTGCTGATCTTCTCATCCAACATGGACGAGTTCTTCGAGATTCGCGTCGCCGGGCTCAAGCGCAACGTATTACTGGGCGATGCCTCCACCGGTGCCGACGGCCGGCTGCCCAAAGCGGTGCTGGCCGAGATTGCCGACGTCGCCCATGAACAGATCGCCCGGCAATATCAGATACTCAACGACGCCCTGCTCCCCGAGCTGGAAACCCAGGGGTTGCGCTTTCGCCGCCGCACACAGTGGACGGCGGCACAGAAAAGCTGGGTACGGGAGTTCTTCGACAACGAGATCATGCCGGTCATCAGCCCCATCGGCCTCGACCCCTCGCACCCGTTCCCGCGCCTGGTCAACAAGAGCCTCAACTTCATCGTCGAGCTGGAAGGCAAGGACGCCTTCGGTCGCGCCGGCGGCATGGCGATCCTGCCGGCGCCACGCTCACTGCCACGCCTGGTCGCCTTGCCCAAGGCGCTTTGCGAGGAGGGTTTTTCCGAATACATCTTCCTCTCGTCGATGATCCACTCCCACGCCGACGAACTCTTTCCCGGCATGCGCGTGCGCGGCTGTTACCAGTTCCGCCTGACGCGTAACGCCGATCTGAGCGTCGATCCCGACGAGGTCTCCGACCTGGCATCGGCACTGCGCGGCGAACTGCTGGCGAGACGCTACGGCAGCGGCGTGCGCCTGGAAGTGGCCGATACCTGCCCCGACGGACTGGCGGATTTTCTCCTCGCCCAGTTCGAGCTGGAGCCGCAAGACCTCTACCGGGTCAAGGGGCCGGTCAACCTGACGCGCATGATGGCGGTGCTGGGCGACGTCGATCGCCCCGAGCTGCTCTACCGTCCTTTTACTCCCGGTGTGCCCAAGGCATTCAAGAGCGGCAGCCTCTTCAGTGCCATCGCCCGTGGCGATGTGCTGCTCCACCACCCCTTCCAGTCGTTCTGCCCGATAGAAGATTTGCTGCGGGAGGCGGCGCGGGACCCGGATGTGCTGGCGATCAAGCAGACGCTTTACCGGACCGGTACGGAGTCGCCGATCGTCGGCGCCCTGGTGGAAGCCGCAAGCCAGGGCAAGGAAGTCACGGTGGTGATCGAGCTGCGCGCCCGCTTCGACGAGGCCGACAACCTGGGCCTGGCGGCCCGCCTGCAGGAAGCCGGAGCGATCGTGATCTACGGCATCATGGCCTACAAGACCCACGCCAAGATGCTGCATATCGTGCGCCGGGAGAAAGGCGCGCTGCGCCATTACGCCCATCTCGGCACCGGCAACTACCACTCCAAGACCGCCAAGCTCTACACCGACTACAGCCTGCTGACCGCCAACCCCCAGCTGTGTGCCGATGTACACAAGGTCTTCCAGCAGCTTTCCGGCATGGGCAAGGCAAGACGTGTCGACAAGCTGTTGCACGCTCCTTTCACCCTGCATGAACGGTTGGTCGAAATGATCGATCGCGAGGCCCAGCATGCCCTCAAGGGTCGCCGGGCCCGCCTTATCTTCAAGTGCAACTCGCTCACCGAGCCCAAGCTGATCCAGGCGCTCTACCGCGCCTCCCAGGCGGGTGTCGAATGCGACCTGATCATCCGCGGCATGTGCTGTTTGCGCCCCGGCGTTGAAGGCATCTCGGACAATATCCGTGTGCGCTCGATCATCGGGCGCTTTCTCGAGCATACCCGGGTCTTTCATTTTCACAATGACGGCGCGGCAGAAACCTGGTGCTCTAGCGCCGACCTGATGGCACGCAACATGTTCCATCGCGTGGAGACCTGCTTCCCGCTGCTGGACAGGAAACTGGCTACCCGGGTGCGCAAGGACCTGGAGACCTACCTGGTGGACAACTGCCAGAGCTGGCTACTCAAGGCCGATGGCAACTATGAACTGCAATGTCCTGGCGGCAGCGCTCCCATCAGTGCCCAGGAGACCCTGCTCTACGCCTACGCCACCAAGAACTGA
- the tatC gene encoding twin-arginine translocase subunit TatC produces the protein MSTTNDAQEQTPLIEHLIELRSRLMRSVVVVVVVFLGLYSFANDIYSFVAQPLMALLPAGSQMIATEVASPFLAPFKLTLVVAIFIAIPYVLHQAWAFVAPGLYDNEKALAVPILVSSIALFYAGAAFAYYVVFPLLFQFFTQTGPENVAVMTDINQYLNFVLKLFFAFGVAFEIPIATFLLILSGASSVESLSKKRPYIILGCFVVGMLLTPPDVISQSLLAVPMYLLYEVGLLFGRLVRKRRSEEQDVVEDE, from the coding sequence ATGAGCACCACCAACGATGCACAGGAACAGACACCGCTGATCGAGCACCTGATCGAGTTACGCTCGCGTCTGATGCGCTCGGTGGTGGTGGTGGTGGTCGTGTTTCTCGGCCTCTACTCCTTTGCCAACGATATCTACTCCTTTGTCGCCCAGCCGCTGATGGCATTGTTGCCAGCCGGGTCGCAGATGATTGCCACCGAAGTGGCCTCGCCCTTCCTGGCGCCGTTCAAGCTGACCCTGGTGGTGGCGATTTTCATCGCCATTCCTTATGTCCTGCATCAGGCCTGGGCGTTTGTCGCCCCCGGGCTCTATGACAACGAAAAGGCCCTGGCCGTGCCGATTCTGGTCTCCAGCATCGCGCTTTTCTACGCCGGAGCCGCGTTTGCCTATTACGTCGTGTTTCCCCTGCTGTTCCAGTTTTTCACCCAGACCGGGCCGGAAAATGTGGCGGTGATGACCGACATCAACCAGTACCTCAACTTCGTACTGAAGCTGTTCTTCGCTTTCGGGGTAGCCTTCGAGATTCCCATCGCCACTTTCCTGCTGATCCTTTCAGGGGCGTCCAGCGTGGAAAGTCTGTCGAAAAAGCGTCCCTACATCATTCTGGGGTGCTTCGTGGTGGGAATGCTGCTGACCCCGCCGGATGTAATTTCCCAGAGCCTGCTGGCGGTGCCCATGTACCTGCTCTATGAAGTGGGGTTGCTGTTCGGTCGCCTGGTGCGCAAGCGCCGGTCGGAAGAGCAGGATGTCGTCGAGGACGAATGA